The genomic region GCGGGGAGTGGTCGAGAAGTTTGGTCGTGCCTGTACAACGAGCGACGGGCCAATGCGTAACCAGACCCAGGCTGTTGCTCGCTGCGCTCGATCAGCCGTGACTTCACGCACCGCGAGCTTGCGCAGATGAGGCGAGCTGTGCGAGCTCCGTTTCGAGCATAGGGTTGCGCTTGAACATAGCGTCGATCAATGCTTGGGCCGGCTGCTCGGCCGCCTCCACCCACGTCGCCTTCTCCGCTCGCGCGGAGGGCGCGAACACACGCTTGACCACGGTCGGCGATCCCCTCAGACCGCAATTGGCCATGTCATCCACGCCAGCACTTTGGGCGCTCCATTTTACGATTGTGGTGCGGGCGGCACGCAACGCATCTATCATTGCGCCGCGGCGAATTTGATTTGTTGCCTCTAACATGCTGACGAGACACGGCAGCTTGGAACCCAACACCTGGACGCCCCCTTCGCAGCGCCGTTCGGCCTCGATGGTCCGTAGCTTGAGGTCCAACGCTTTGATCGTGGAAACATAGGTGAGCTGCTGGACCCCGAGCCGCCTTGCAATGCCAGGTCCCACCTGCGCCGTATCGCCGTCGATCGTCTGCTTGCCGGTGAATATGACGTCCGGTGGGCCATATTCCTTGCCGACGTTGCGAATCGCGCTCGCCAACGCGTAACTCGTCGCCAGCGTATCCGAGCCCGCAAAGCTACGGTCGGTGAGCAGGACAGCGCGATCGGCACCAAATGTCAGTGCCTTTCGGAGAGATTCTTCGGCCGACGGCGGTCCCATCGTCAGGACGGTGACTTCGCCGCCGAATTGATCTCTTAGCTCGAGCGCAGCTTCCAATGCAAAGAG from Bradyrhizobium lupini harbors:
- a CDS encoding nitrogen fixation protein FixA: MHSIVCIKQVPDSAQIRVHPVTNTIMRQGVPTIINPYDLFALEAALELRDQFGGEVTVLTMGPPSAEESLRKALTFGADRAVLLTDRSFAGSDTLATSYALASAIRNVGKEYGPPDVIFTGKQTIDGDTAQVGPGIARRLGVQQLTYVSTIKALDLKLRTIEAERRCEGGVQVLGSKLPCLVSMLEATNQIRRGAMIDALRAARTTIVKWSAQSAGVDDMANCGLRGSPTVVKRVFAPSARAEKATWVEAAEQPAQALIDAMFKRNPMLETELAQLASSAQARGA